CTGCCCAAGGCGCTAGCGGCGTGCCCTTGCAGGACGTGGCCTTTTCCCGCAACGACGTGTCTTTCAAGATCCCCGGCGCCCCGGGCGATCCGACCTTTGCCGGAAAACTCGCCGATGACGGCGAGACCATCAGCGGCGACTTCACTCAGGCCGGACAGACGATTCCCTTCAAACTGACCCGCGGCAAGAACTTGGCGGCCAAGGCCGCTCAGTCGCTGGAGGGCTTCGACGCGTTCATCGAGAAAGGGCTGGAGGACTGGCAGGCCGTGGGGCTGGCTATGGGAGTGGTGGCCGACGACCGAGTGGTCTACGCCAAGGGATTCGGCAAACGCAACCGGCAAGAAGACCTGCCCGTCACCCCCGATACCCTCTTCGCCATCGGGTCCTCCTCGAAAGCCTTTACCGCTTTCGCCATGGGCCTCCTGGTCGATGAGGGCAGGCTGGACTGGGACATGCCGGTGCGCGAATATCTGCCCGAGTGGAGGCTTCACGATGAATTCGTGGGCAATCGCGTCACTCCCCGCGACATGGTCAACCACCGCACCGGGCTGCCCCGCCACGACCTGGTCTGGTACAACAACCGCGACCTGAGACGGGAGGGAATCCTGCATCGCCTTCAGTTCCTGCCGTTGAGCAAAGGGCTGCGCGAAGTCTGGCAGTACAACAACCTGATGTTCGTTATGGCCGGATACCTGGTGGGACAACTCCGCGGCACCACCTGGGAGCAGGCCATTCAGGAAAGCATCCTCGATCCGCTGGGAATGATCAACACCAATTTCTCGGTGGCCGACTCGCAGCAGAGCGACGATTACGCTCTGCCCTACCAGGTCCACGAGGAAGAGATCGAGGGCATGAACTTCCGCGACATCAGCAACGTGGGGCCGGCCGGGTCGATCAACTCCAGCGTCAACGACATGGTGCAGTGGATGCGGGTCTTCCTCAACAAGGGCAAGGTTGGAGGCGAGCAGATCATCCAGCTCGATACCCTGACCGAACTGGTGACGCCTCAAATGGTCATTCCTGGACTTCCCGCCTCGGGCCGCAGTTCGCCGGCCAGCTACGGCATGGGATGGATGCTCAGTACCTACCAGGGCAAGTACCGCGTCCAGCATGGCGGGAACATCGACGGCTTCTCAGCCCTGGTCACCATGTATCCCTTCGAAGGACTGGGAATCGTTGTCCTGACCAATCAGAACGCCTCGGCCCTGCCTTCGCTGCTGACCGCCCACGCCACCGACCGCATCCTCGACCTGGAAGGCAAGGACTGGATGGCTGAGGCCCTGGAAAACCGGGCCAAGGGGCTCGAGATGCAGAAGGAGAGCGAGGAGAAGAAGGAGACCCTGCGCATCACCGGCACCCAGCATTCCCATCCCCTGCAAGACTATGCCGGCGATTACGTCCATCCTGGCTACGGCAAGCTCTCCATCGCCTACGACGGGGACGCACTGACGCTCACCTACAACGGCATCGTGACGCCTCTGGAGCATTGGCACTACGACACCTTCAACGGACTGGAAAATCCCGACGACCGCACCTTCGAGGACTTCAAACTGCAGTTCGAAACCAACCTGAGGGGCGACATCACCAGCGTCTCGGCGCCTTTCGAGCCCTCGGTGGATCCCATCGTCTTCCGGCGCGAAGCTGAGGCCCGCTTGTCCGATCCGGATTACCTGGCCCGTTTCACCGGCCGCTTCGAACTCGGTCCCCAAAAGATGACGATCGCGGTTAAAGGCGACAAGCTGACCCTGTCCATCACCGGCCAGCCCACCTACACCTTGAAGCCCTACAAAGGCACC
The sequence above is a segment of the Acidobacteriota bacterium genome. Coding sequences within it:
- a CDS encoding serine hydrolase — translated: MNTRILTIWLVFVLAVGAASSAETPSIEGHWEGAIEIPANSLEIQVDFALEDGVWTGKISIPAQGASGVPLQDVAFSRNDVSFKIPGAPGDPTFAGKLADDGETISGDFTQAGQTIPFKLTRGKNLAAKAAQSLEGFDAFIEKGLEDWQAVGLAMGVVADDRVVYAKGFGKRNRQEDLPVTPDTLFAIGSSSKAFTAFAMGLLVDEGRLDWDMPVREYLPEWRLHDEFVGNRVTPRDMVNHRTGLPRHDLVWYNNRDLRREGILHRLQFLPLSKGLREVWQYNNLMFVMAGYLVGQLRGTTWEQAIQESILDPLGMINTNFSVADSQQSDDYALPYQVHEEEIEGMNFRDISNVGPAGSINSSVNDMVQWMRVFLNKGKVGGEQIIQLDTLTELVTPQMVIPGLPASGRSSPASYGMGWMLSTYQGKYRVQHGGNIDGFSALVTMYPFEGLGIVVLTNQNASALPSLLTAHATDRILDLEGKDWMAEALENRAKGLEMQKESEEKKETLRITGTQHSHPLQDYAGDYVHPGYGKLSIAYDGDALTLTYNGIVTPLEHWHYDTFNGLENPDDRTFEDFKLQFETNLRGDITSVSAPFEPSVDPIVFRREAEARLSDPDYLARFTGRFELGPQKMTIAVKGDKLTLSITGQPTYTLKPYKGTEFNIGDLQGFSVEFQFDEEGGERATQLVFKQPNGVFTAKRIED